Genomic segment of Nostoc sp. TCL240-02:
AACAGCAATATGTTTCTATCTCAGGAACATCAGAACTTGTGAAAGACCACAACAAGATGCGAGAGTTATGGAAGCCGGAACTTCAAACCTGGTTTCCTAAAGGATTGGACGAACCCGATATTGCTTTGCTTAAGGTGAATATTAACCAGGTTAATTACTGGGATAGTACATCGAGTTTTAAGTCACAAACAATTAGTTTTTGATAAAATCACGATTTTAAATCATTTCTAATTCGTAATTAATAATTAGGAACGATTTAAAGTCGTAGTTTTTGGATGAAAATGGCAAAAAAGAAGTATTCTTTTAATTATTAATTACGAAAAATCCATGATAGATAAAGATAATGCTGAATCCGCTTAAAAGCAGAAGTGTTGAATGTTAAGAAAAATCCGATAAAAATAGCCCAAAATATGGTAGTTTTGGGCTAAGGCTTAAAATATATTAGTTTGATTGTGATTATAAATTCATTTCCCAAAATTGTCAAAGATATACTGAAAAGCCTGCCAAAAAACGATTATCCAGTATTGAACAGTCGTCTGTTTTTTGAGTGCTGGCTATCCTATGCCCTGGATAACAGCTTAACAAGTATGCGAGATTTGTTTAACAGATTAAATAACAATTGTTTTGAGGTAGATATTTCTACTTTCTCTAAAGCAAATTTACATCGAAGCCAAAAACCTTTTCAAGAGATTTACCAAAAATTAAATGAATTAGTACAGAAGAAAGTTCAAAAAAAGTTACACAATAAATATGCAATTTGTCCAATAGATTCAACAATTATTACTCTCACAAGTAAATTGTTATGGGTACTAGGTCATCATCAAGTCAAGCTGTTTAGTTCCTTAAATCTCTCCACAGGAAGCCCAGAAGATAACTTCATCAATTTTGGACATGACCATGATTATAAATTTGGTTCCAAAATGATGTCTAGTCTCCCAATAAATGCTGTTGGAGTAATGGATAGGGGTTTTGCTGGATTAAAATTTATCCAAGAATTAGTACAAGAAAACAAATATTTTGTTTTGCGGATAAAAAACAATTGGAAACTAGAATTTGATGGCTCAAATGGATTGGTCAAAGTTGGTGCATCTGATGATGCTCAAGCTTATAGAGTAATTAATTTCTGTGATTTAGAGACAAAAACCGAGTTTCGCTTAGTGACTAATTTACCAGAGTCGGGAGATGCAGCTGTTCATGATGATGAAATTAGGGATATTTATCGATTACGTTGGGGAGTTGAATTGTTGTGGAAGTTTTTAAAGATGCACTTAAAACTTGACAAACTCATTACCAAAAACGTCAATGGTATTACCATACAAATTTACGTGAGCTTGATAGCCTATCTGATTTTACAGCTTTTATCTATTCCCGAACAATGGGGACATACACTATTAGATAAATTCCGCTATCTTCAATCTTGTATGTGTCAGAAAATCAGCTATGTTCATTGGTTTGAGGAGATGATGTTTTGCTGACTAATTTAAGCTTTTGAGACTTAGTGTAACTAATAATGTAAAGTTTTGTATCAGCATTCAACATTTCTGGCTTAAAAGCGTCTGCCTTTAGATATAAAACGGCGAAATTTTTTAAAAGGAATAGGCTTTATCGGTGCTGGCGCAGGGGCAATTTTTGCTGACAACATCCTCAATGCCAATTCTTAGTCTACATAAGGTACATCTAGCCCTCTCCTAGCTTGCTCTTAGGGTTGGTAGGTGAAGTTTTTTTACCTTACAAGGGCCGATAATCGCTATATTTAACATTACTCCATCGAGTAAGGAAAAGAAATTTATGCCTTACCAAGAGATTGCAGACTTACCTGATTAAGTCAAAAATCACTTACCCAAGCACGCTCAAGAAATTTTTCTGGCTGCATTTAACAATGGTCAAGAAGAATATGGAGAAGAAAAAAGTGCTTTTCGAGTTGCTTGGAGTGCGGTAAAGCGCGATTATGAAAAAGGCAGCAATGGGCACTGGCATAAAAAATCAGAATAGCTCAGATTGCATTTAACAGTTTTATTGATGCTGCTACAAAAAATCTTTGTTAAGAAGGAAGTTTGGTCTTATGAATTACCTTGTTGCAGTTTTACCAGATCGAATACAAGTAGAAGCCGCTTACTCGGCTCTAGAAAAAGCAGGCTTGCCAACTTCACAAGTTAATATTTTGGGCGATGGTTATTTAAGTGCTGATGAATTTGGAATGATTGATCCCGACAAGCAAGCCCGCAAACAATCAACTCGGCTCTTTTTGTGGCTTGTACCTTTTGGATTTGTTGCAGGTTATGCGTTCAACTATCTTACAGAAATTGAAATATTTCCCCAGTTTGCTCGATTTGGCAATGAATTTCTTGCTGGTATATTAGGAGCTATAGCCGGTGCTTTGGGCGCTGGTTTAATCGGTCGAGGAACCGGCATAACAGTTGGCAGTGGTGATGCTTTACCCTATCGTAACCGTCTGAATGCTGGTAAATACCTAATTGTAGTTACCGGAAATGAGGATTTAACACGCGAAGCTACGCGCGTACTCCGTGAATTTGAACCAGAGAATATTCAAGGCTATACAGACTATTCACAAAAAAGCAAACTTGTGAGGAATTAAAGGAACTCCAAAAAATAAATTATCCAATTTCTGGACTTCACTACGACTTTCTCTCCCCCTGCTCCCCCGGTTACTGAGCGTAGTCGAAGTATGCTCCCTGCCCCCCTGCCCTAAAGCAATGGGATATTTTTTATTTGGAAGTCTCTAAGTATCTACATCGGGTTCAACGCCGAGCGATGTCTAACGACAAGCCAGTAAATCTCTTTGTTCGTAGAGACGGGAAACACCTAAAACGGCAAACCAATCTGGTCGCTTATGCTACAGTGGATGGCGCGGATCGTAATAAAGATTCAGATCGCTAGCAACAAATATCTCGTCACTAGAATAATTCTGTGGACGAAAGGTTTCGTCTAACAAACGAGGTTGCAATAAATGAAACTGATCGGGCAAACCAGGCTCCTCTGGGTCTTCACTGGGAAGATCGTACATGGTTGGCAATACATCTTTTGGCGATCGCGGTGGGTCGGTTTATACATCATAAAGCAGTTGTGATGATGAAACTCTCAGTTCTATTATGATTTAATTGTTTTTGAGTAACTTAACATCTTGCAGAATGGGGCAGCATAAATTTCTCGCCTTCTGCTGCAAATTTACCCCGAGCCATCAGCACATACTACAAAATCAATTCCAGCAAATCCAGAAAAAGGATAAGGATAAATGGATAGCAGCGCGTAAGTGTTGCGCCTCCAAAGTTCACCCCAACATTTCTTAAGCCTGAGTCTCTTCAAATAAGACTAAGCCATACTTCTCGCCAGTAGGCAAAAAGCCAATTCCTCGATAAACTGCTTGGGCTGCTTGGTTATTATCACCTGTAAATAGGATGGCACGTTTTACTAACAGCGATCGCGCTTCTAACAACGAGCCAGCTACCACACTTTTGGCATAGCCTTTCCCCCGCAGCGCTGGCGGTGTCCACACTCCACCAATTTGTACAATATCAGGTAGACTGGCATTGAAAGCAGAGTAAGAAACTAAAGTATCTCCTGCTACCAAAACCCAATGCATACCCATATCTTGACGTGCTTCAATTACTGAATGGCAAGCAAGTCTTAAACTTGGAGTATGGTTTTTTCCTAAAGCTTCCACATTATAAGCAGCGCACCATTCGGTGAGTAATTCCAACTCTTCTGGATACGGCAAACGACACTGCACCTTTGCTGACGTTAAAGCTTCAGGTATTTGTAAGTCTTGTAGTGCTAGAGAAAACAATATTTCAGCTTCATCAAGCTGAGTTGGTCGGTTGCTAAGTCCCAAAATGCTTTTTGTCATTTCAACTTGTGCTGCTGGGCCACTAATTCCAGAAATACCACGTCCAGATTGTGCCACAACTGCTTGCACCACCTCTGGCAAATATACAGGCGCTTGGACTATAATCATCCCATTCCAAAAATGGGCTGCAACTGCTACTATACTTTCATCTAAGTAGGCTGCTACGTAGGTTCCTTGAAATCTTGCACCTTCATCAAGCAGTCCCGCAGCCCGCCAATTAGAGCGCAAAAACATAGAAGTATCTATGTGTTGTAAGAGAAATGCTTCTAGTGATACTTCATCTCCAGGTTGAAGAGTTCTCAAAATAGCCACAAAAAACTCCTGAGTATCCAATTCAGTTTACCGAATAAGCGATTTCGGGAATAGTAGTAATGCCCTTGTGAAGTTTGTTCTAACTCTGGCAATTCAGGTCATCTCTAAAAGTTTACGAAAAATCTAACCCCCTTCCCAACACAGAAAGGGGAAAATTCAAAGTCTCTCTCCTTTCCTTTTAGGAGAGAGGTTTTCCAGATACTGTAAAAAGCCAGGTTCTAGTTATACAGAAGATTGTAGCTTGGTGAGGCACAGATAATCGTAGGGGCAATTCATGAATTGCCCCTAACCCCCTTAAAAAGGGTATTTGAAATCTCCCTAAGTTCTAACCGCAGCGATATCTGATGACAAAAAGTACTATTGAGTGTACTATTTGCTGCACAATCGTATATTCCATGCTAAAAAGTGAATGATAAATACAAGTACGAGGTTGAGTGAGTATTTTGGCAAATTCCATCAAAGTAATTCATAGATATTCACTACCCTTATTCAACATCTATAAACATTAGAAAATAATTGGAGATAAAATGATTTTTAATCAAAACATAACTAAGAATGATTGGAATTTAGATGAGGGTAGGACACTGATTCAGGCACTGATAAAAGATTTTTACAAGAATAATTTAAATGATTTTGCCGATCCAACTAAACAAGAAGGATTAGTTGCAGCAGGTAAAGAAATATCTCAAATAATTATTTTGTTTAATAGACTACAAAAACTTATTAATAGAAATGCGCCACAAAAAATTTGGTGGGATAAAATACCCAAAATATTTATCCCTGATAATAGGGATACAATTCAAAGAGAACTGACTGAACTCTCTAAAACTTTAATATTTGCCATAGAAGCTTTGCATGAATCTTCATCAAATCTAAATATTGCCCAGGCAATCAGATTTGATGTTGAACAAATTGTTTGCAAATATGAACATCCTCTAACAGGATTTATTATCAATCCATTTCTATCAGTCCATCGCTCACCATCAACGACAACTAAAGTAATTTTTGGATTGATAAGTGCCGTTTTTATATATGGAGGAATTACTTTTTCTTCTATCGCCGGACTTTGGATATTCTCGGAACTAGTTAATTATTACAATAACAATAACTATAATTTAAGTAAGGATATTTTACAAAATGAAATTAAAGATATCCAAAAATATACAGATAAACGAGTAGAAGAAATTCAAAATCAATCAGAAAACAAAAATCCTGCTCCAGAAAATGATGTAATTAAATTAAAAACAAGCAAAGAAGAAATTAAAGAATTAAATACAATATCACAAAAAAATGCAGAATTTAAAAGTACAGAATTAACAAATCTAAATAATAGTCTTGCTGAATTAAATGCACAATATAGCAAAAGGCAATCTATAAATGCGAAGTATAATGAATTTCTTCTCCAGCTAAGTTTAGCTATTTCGGCAGGAACATTAGGCAGTATTATCAGTATTTTAATCAGAATTGAAGAATTTCAAAAAAAGAAATATTCCGATCCACTAACTCCATTTCTTGTCGGTGCTTTTAAACCAATGATTGGTGGAGCATTTTCTGTTTTATTTTTAGCTTTAATTAACTCTGGAATCATATTAATGTTTATTAATCCCAGCGTCTTAAAGCTAAATCCAACTACCAATCAAGAATCATCTCAAGACCAACAAAGGTCTTTGATTTTTGTAATAGCATTTGTTGTTGGTTTTAGTGAACGACTTGCAAAGGATTTTATCGGGAAAGCAGAAGAAATAGCAGGTGCTAACCGAGATAATCTTGAATATAAACAAGTTACTAATGAATTATCAGTCGATGTAGATGGTTCCAATATCTCGCAAAAACAAGTAGCTAATAGTATAGCTATTTCAAATACAGCACCAAATCAAGTAGATAGTGATAATTTGCTCAATGGAGCAGATGATTCCAAACCCTAAGAAAATTAAAAGGAACACAGTTCTGCTGTGTCCCCAAAAACTAAATCAAGATGTTAATGAGTTTAGGACTGGCGATAGCAGGCAAACTCCATTGAAAAAGTAGCCATACCAGAAGTGAGCGATCGCAATCCTGTAGAATACCCAAACATTCGCGCCAGCGCTACTTCTGCCCGAATCAAGAGTCCAGCAGCGCATTCTTGAGATTATTTGGGCGAACAGCCTGTGGGAACATCAATAATTGTGGAAACAGGTCATCACAAACATCCTTTTTTGGCTCATACTCCTACGATGCGAGTTCCCATGATTATTGCTGGGACAGATATTCCTTATATTGCGATGTGGGCGATGCTGCTGGCAGTTCGCCACCATAATCAACACGCTAGGCAAAAAATTAAGCTGTTAAGCTTTTAATTTGCACATTGAGACCGCAGGGGGGCAGGGACAGGGTTTCCAGCTTTTATTGAAAAATGGTGCAACTTGTAGGCGCGACAGCTTAATACCATTGCCTGTCCTGGATTGGGTACGGAAATAGGACGAGTGCCATATACTGAAGCTGCTAGACAGATGGCATTAGCTTACGATCATTTTCTCTATCCACCCAAGCATCTCAATTGCATAGTTGCGGCTGAAAGACAACTTAGATATGGGAAAGAGGAGATTTTAGGTAAAGCAGGACTTTGGATAATAGTCTAAGTTCATTACGAGGGAAAATATGGTGTTCCCTATGGTGTTAAAAATTTAAATGCAATTGATAAAATATTTTTGCAACTCGAAGAGAAACACTATTAATTAAGGGCACGTTATATTCCAGAAATGTTGAATGCTGATACAAAACTTTACATTATTAGTTACACTAAGTCTCAAAAGCTTAAATTAGTCAGCAAAACATCATCTCCTCAAACCAATGAACATAGCTGATTTTCTGACACATACAAGATTGAAGATAGCGGAATTTATCTAATAGTGTATGTCCCCATTGTTCGGGAATAGATAAAAGCTGTAAAATCAGATAGGCTATCAAGCTCACGTAAATTTGTATGGTAATACCATTGACGTTTTTGGTAATGAGTTTGTCAAGTTTTAAGTGCATCTTTAAAAACTTCCACAACAATTCAACTCCCCAACGTAATCGATAAATATCCCTAATTTCATCATCATGAACAGCTGCATCTCCCGACTCTGGTAAATTAGTCACTAAGCGAAACTCGGTTTTTGTCTCTAAATCACAGAAATTAATTACTCTATAAGCTTGAGCATCATCAGATGCACCAACTTTGACCAATCCATTTGAGCCATCAAATTCTAGTTTCCAATTGTTTTTTATCCGCAAAACAAAATATTTGTTTTCTTGTACTAATTCTTGGATAAATTTTAATCCAGCAAAACCCCCTATCCATTACTCCAACAGCATTTATTGGGAGACTAGACATCATTTTGGAACCAAATTTATAATCATGGTCATGTCCAAAATTGATGAAGTTATCTTCTGGGCTTCCTGTGGAGAGATTTAAGGAACTAAACAGCTTGACTTGATGATGACCTAGTACCCATAACAATTTACTTGTGAGAGTAATAATTGTTGAATCTATTGGACAAATTGCATATTTATTGTGTAACTTTTTTTGAACTTTCTTCTGTACTAATTCATTTAATTTTTGGTAAATCTCTTGAAAAGGTTTTTGGCTTCGATGTAAATTTGCTTTAGAGAAAGTAGAAATATCTACCTCAAAACAATTGTTATTTAATCTGTTAAACAAATCTCGCATACTTGTTAAGCTGTTATCCAGGGCATAGGATAGCCAGCACTCAAAAAACAGACGACTGTTCAATACTGGATAATCGTTTTTTGGCAGGCTTTTCAGTATATCTTTGACAATTTTGGGAAATGAATTTATAATCACAATCAAACTAATATATTTTAAGCCTTAGCCCAAAACTACCATATTTTGGGCTATTTTTATCGGATTTTTCTTAACATTCAACACTTCTGGTTATATTCTTATTAAACTTCATAAAAAAATATTAATTTTTAATACATAGATTGATTTTCTGACTCTCAATTTTATTTCTCGTCTTTTACCACTTTAAGTAGCATCAGGTAGTGATAAATTCTTTATTTTATGGGAGTTTGGGATTTATCGCAGACCGAAATTGAAAAACACGAGTATTTAGTTTTGTCATAAATTTAATATAACTAAAAATCTAAGATAATGTATACATGACTTCCAAGATTACACACAAGATCCAAAGACATACTCTTTTAGTAGATGTGAATAACAAAAACCGAATTGCTTACCAAGCTAACCGCACAGCGATCGCTGCATTCAATGCAATCGTAATGGCAGGAGCAGAGGCTTATATCAATGGGCTAAAAATCCCCGATCCTCTGCTTAAATCCCTTTTAAATCTCTCCATGCAAATCAGCTACAAATATTTTCCTTCTCTTTTAGTTCCCTATGAATGGCTGTTGCAAGAAAGCGATCGCCTTGCAGAAGGGTCACACGAACTAATGAAGGTTCAATACAACCTACCCGAAGAAATGTTCAGTCTGATGTTAAAAGAGACAGAACTTTTATATCCCAAATACACAATGGCTTTATGGGAAAAAGGAGCATCTAACCTTGAGCAAGCTCAAATGCACATGCTCAATGATTTGATCGCAAAAGCAGGCATCGAAGACGGAGACGAAATTTTAGATTTGGGATGCGGTTGGGGTTCTGCATCAAATTACATTCTTTCCCGGTTTCCGCATGTGAAAGTAACGGCTCTTAATTTGAGCCACGGGCAATGCGAATATATGCGTAAAAAAATACGAGACTCTACCAGTTACCTCAGTTCAGATAGATTCACTCTATATGAAAAGGACTTTAATGATATTGATTTTGAGAATAAGTTTGATAAAATTATGGCGATTGGCCTGTTTGAACATGTAGGGAATTTAACGAAATCATTTCAAAAACTGGCTTCTCTCCTCAAAGATGATGGCAAGGTGTTAATTCACATAATCACAACCAGATTACCTTATAATATAACCCATCCTTTTATCGACAAATATGTTTTTCCAAACATGCGGGTGTGGAGTTATTTATGATGTCATACCAAAGATTAATACAGACCTGAAAACTATTAATCAATGGTATTTAAATGGTGCTAACTACTCAAAGACTCTGATAAATTGGTTGATGAATTTTGACCAAAATCAAGCTAAAGTCAAAGATTTAAATTATGGCATGAACTATAGAAAGTTCTGCCGGATGTGGAGACTTTATTTGCTCTTGTGCATTGTGTATTTTGACGGTTGTGATGGTGAAATTCTTGGTAACGGTCAATACTTGTTGGTTCATGGGTGACAAGTTAATTGCATAAGTCCTAATAATTTAGCGATCGCCTAACCATATCGAGAGCAATTCTTGGTTCCTTAGTTGTAGCCAACAACAAGAAATGCTCCAATCTGCAATAAGTGTGCGAGTACCATTAAATGGCAAATAAACGCTTTTATCACATTGGCTTTGGACAAGATGATTTAGGTTCATCGCCTCCCAGCATTGCCCTATTATCTGGTGAGCCAGAGCGATCGCATCTAATTGCCCAAACTTATTTCCAAGATGTCCGCTTATTATCGGAAAATCGCGGACTCAATAGCTATGTAGGATATTTACCAAATGGCCGCAGCATATTATCGGCTACAAGTGGTATGGGTGCGCCTTCATTAAGTATTGTAGTCAACGAGTTGATACAAGTAGGAATTCGGCAAATTATTCGCATTGGAACTTGCGGAGCAATTCAACCTTATATACCAGTCGGTAGCGTTGTTATTAGCAGTGCAGCATTATGTCGCCAAGGTGCAGCTTATGACATTGCGCCTGTGGAATATCCAGCCGCAGCCGATCCTTTTCTGACAGTTGCTTTAGTTAAAGCCGCGCGAGAATTAAAGGTTGAACATTACATCGGAATTACGGCATCAGTTGATACTTTTTACGAAGGACAAGAACGCACTGATTCCGCGAATCCAAATTTAATGCGATCGCTGCATGGCATCACAGAAGAATATCGGCGCTTGAATATCTTGAATTATGAGATGGAATCCGGCACACTATTCAAAATGGCAGGTGTGTACAATTTTGCTGCTGCTGCTGTTTGCGGTGTAGTTGCTGGGCGTACCACGAGTGAAAATATCATCTTAGAACAGAGGGATATTGCTGTGAAAAATGCGATCGCAATTGCTGTAAATGCAGCAGCAATCTTTAAGTCAGACAATTAATATTTA
This window contains:
- a CDS encoding IS4 family transposase, which codes for MIINSFPKIVKDILKSLPKNDYPVLNSRLFFECWLSYALDNSLTSMRDLFNRLNNNCFEVDISTFSKANLHRSQKPFQEIYQKLNELVQKKVQKKLHNKYAICPIDSTIITLTSKLLWVLGHHQVKLFSSLNLSTGSPEDNFINFGHDHDYKFGSKMMSSLPINAVGVMDRGFAGLKFIQELVQENKYFVLRIKNNWKLEFDGSNGLVKVGASDDAQAYRVINFCDLETKTEFRLVTNLPESGDAAVHDDEIRDIYRLRWGVELLWKFLKMHLKLDKLITKNVNGITIQIYVSLIAYLILQLLSIPEQWGHTLLDKFRYLQSCMCQKISYVHWFEEMMFC
- a CDS encoding GNAT family N-acetyltransferase gives rise to the protein MAILRTLQPGDEVSLEAFLLQHIDTSMFLRSNWRAAGLLDEGARFQGTYVAAYLDESIVAVAAHFWNGMIIVQAPVYLPEVVQAVVAQSGRGISGISGPAAQVEMTKSILGLSNRPTQLDEAEILFSLALQDLQIPEALTSAKVQCRLPYPEELELLTEWCAAYNVEALGKNHTPSLRLACHSVIEARQDMGMHWVLVAGDTLVSYSAFNASLPDIVQIGGVWTPPALRGKGYAKSVVAGSLLEARSLLVKRAILFTGDNNQAAQAVYRGIGFLPTGEKYGLVLFEETQA
- a CDS encoding cyclopropane-fatty-acyl-phospholipid synthase family protein is translated as MNNKNRIAYQANRTAIAAFNAIVMAGAEAYINGLKIPDPLLKSLLNLSMQISYKYFPSLLVPYEWLLQESDRLAEGSHELMKVQYNLPEEMFSLMLKETELLYPKYTMALWEKGASNLEQAQMHMLNDLIAKAGIEDGDEILDLGCGWGSASNYILSRFPHVKVTALNLSHGQCEYMRKKIRDSTSYLSSDRFTLYEKDFNDIDFENKFDKIMAIGLFEHVGNLTKSFQKLASLLKDDGKVLIHIITTRLPYNITHPFIDKYVFPNMRVWSYL
- a CDS encoding nucleoside phosphorylase, which produces MANKRFYHIGFGQDDLGSSPPSIALLSGEPERSHLIAQTYFQDVRLLSENRGLNSYVGYLPNGRSILSATSGMGAPSLSIVVNELIQVGIRQIIRIGTCGAIQPYIPVGSVVISSAALCRQGAAYDIAPVEYPAAADPFLTVALVKAARELKVEHYIGITASVDTFYEGQERTDSANPNLMRSLHGITEEYRRLNILNYEMESGTLFKMAGVYNFAAAAVCGVVAGRTTSENIILEQRDIAVKNAIAIAVNAAAIFKSDN